Within Desulfurobacterium thermolithotrophum DSM 11699, the genomic segment GATAAAGAAACACGCTTACGAAATACTTGGAAGAGCGGAAGTTAAACAACTTATTGATAACCTTAGTAAAAAATATCCTATTGTAAAAGAAATCATTCCTGAACAAGTATCTCTAGGAACTTTAACGAAGGTTCTTCAGAATTTACTAAGAGAAGGGATACCGGTCAGAGATCTTTTAAGTATTATAGAATCGGTTTCTGATAACATTGATAAAACAAGAGATCCTGAAATTTTAACGGAGTTCGCAAGGCAATCTCTATCAAGACTTATTTCTAATCTTTATTCTAAAGACGGTATTTTAACTGCCATTTCTCTAGATCCAGAAACAGAAAATTACATTCTCAAGAAAGTTAAAGAAAATGATGGTTATCTACCTCCTTTAGATCCTGTTTTTGTGCAAAATTTAGTAAAGAGTATAAGTGGAACTCTTGAAAAGTTTATAATTAATCAAGTAACTCCTGTTTTACTTGCCTCACCAGCTGTAAGAAGATTTATAAAGAGAATTATTGAACCTTATTTACCGAGTATAGCAGTTCTTTCTTACTCTGAGATAGAAGCTGGGCTTAAGGTTAATCTTATAGGGACGGTAAAGGGCTGATGGAAGTGAAAGTTTATGAAGGAAACAGCTTAGATTCTTTAGTAGAACAAGCAAAAAGAGAACTTGGAGAAGAAATAGATATTCTTTATTACGAAGTAGAAAAAGAAAGGAGCTTTCTTCCTTTTTTTAGGAAAAAGAAGTATAAACTTTTTGTTGTACCAAAAGAAAAAAGAGAAAATAATGAAATTGAAAAATTAGAAGAAGAGTTAAACGAAGTAAGGGAGCTCTTAACGAACATAAAGTCTTCATTAGAAGAAAATAAGCTAGCTAATTCTTCTTTACCTATTCCAGAACATATAGATTCTACCTCCAGTTGTGAAGAAAATCTAACAACAGAATTTACTGGAGATGCTCTTGAGCTTATAAAAGTTTTAATTCAAAAAGGCGTTAAAAAGAATATCGCTGAGGAATTAGTTAAAGAGGCTTGTGGACTTGATATAGAAACTGAAAAATTAGACCTTAGCACCCCTACTCTTAAGGGAGCTCTAATAAAAGGAATAGAAAAACACATTGAATTTAGAGGAGAATTTTCTATAAAGCCAGGAGAAAAAAATATAATTGCTTTTGTAGGACCTACAGGAGTTGGAAAAACTACTAATCTATTTAAAATAGCCTCACGATTTGTCATAGAAAAAGATTTAAAAGTAGGAGTAATAACAACTGATACTTTCAAAGTAGGAGCTGTTCAACAAGCTAGAACTTATGCTTCTATTTTAAATATACCATTTTTTGTCGTAACAGATTCAAAAAAGTTAAAAGAAACTGTTTCTAAAATGGAAAATCTAGACGTAATTTTTATAGATACTGTAGGAAGGAGTCACTACGATTATTGGAGATTAGGAGAAATAAAAGCTATTCTTTCAGCTATTAATCTAAATGTAACTCTTTTAATTAGCTGTAACTATAAAACATCAGAAGCTGTAGAAATTGTTAATAGATATAGAACTTTTTTCCCAATAGATTCCATATTTTTTACAAAGATAGATGAAACATCTTTTCCCGGTATTTTGATAAATATTCCTGTGTTAACAGGACTTCCAGTATCCTATATTAGTACTGGTCAACGTGTTCCAGAAGATGTAAAACTGTTAACAACAGAAACTATTGCTGATTACATATTAGGGAAGTAAATGGCTAATCAAATAGAAAATCTTGTCAAACTGGTAAAAGATAAAAGTACTTCTTCTATAGACTCTAAATGTAAAGTTCTTTCATTTGTTAGTGGAAAAGGCGGTGTTGGAAAAACCAATATTTCAGTTTCTTTGGCTTACATACTGTCTAATATTTTCTTCAAAAAAGTACTTTTGTTAGATGGTGATATCGGTCTTGGAAATATTCATATTCTATTAGGATTACAACCGGAAAAAAACCTTAAAAAGGTCTTAACGGGAGAACCACTCAAGAATATCATCCAAAGAAGTTATAACTTTGATGTTATACTTGGATTCTCAGGAATTGACACGATTGATGATCTTGAATCCATTAATACAGCAAACCTTTTCTTACAATTAGATGAAATCATAGGTAATTATGATTACATTCTTATAGACAATTCAGCAGGATTAAATAGAAACACTTTAGGCTTTTCCAGAGTGTCAACGACAACTTATGTAATTACTACACCTGAACCTACAGCACTCACTGATGCTTATGCCTTTATAAAATCAACTTACAAGCTTTATGGATATAAAAATTTTAAGATAATTGTAAATATGTGTCGTTCCCAATCTGAAGGTTACGAAACTTTTAATAGACTACAATTTTCATGCAAAAACTTTCTTGGAATTTCAATCAAACTTGCAGGAATAGTTCCTGCTTCAAAGAATATTAAAAAGTCTTTAATAAAGAAGAAATTAATAGTCAAAGATTATCCTACTGACCCATTTTCTCTCGAACTAAAAAAAATTGCACAGCTTGAGACAGGAGAAACGCTTCCTCCTCAAAAAGAAAGCTTTATATCTAAACTCCTTAGAGCATTCAAGGAAGGGAGATAAATGTATACAAAATCAAGAAAAGAACTTATTATTGAGAATCTTCCTCTTGTTAAAAAGATTGCAAATAAGATATACCGAAGACTTCCAGAAAATGCAGTAGAATTTGAAGAGCTTGTAAATACGGGAGTAATAGGTCTCATAAAGGCTTTAGATAATTATGACAAAACAAAAGCTAAATTTTCTACATATGCCTATATAAAGATCCGCGGAGAAATATTAGACTATCTCAGAAAATTAGATTTTCTTTCTCGAAGTGCTAGAGAGAGAATAAAAAATACGGAATATTATCAGGACTTAAAGGAAGAAATTATCTCTTTTGTAAGTTTAGAAGAAAATATCTTTATATCTTCAGATAAAGTAAAAATAAGAGACATTCTCTCTTCAGACAGTAAAACTCCTGAAGAAGAAGTTATCCTAAAAGAAGCTAAAGAGAGATTAGCAAATGCCTTAAAACGTCTTTCAGAAAAAGAACAACTTATTCTTCAGTTAATATTTGTTGAAGAACTTGACCTTAAAAGTATCTCAGAAATCATTGGTATATCTATTTCTCGCGTTTCACAAATAAAAGGAGCTGCAATAAAAAAGCTTAGTAAGTATCTGAAAGATTCTGTATAATATTATATTGATATTAATTTTGTTTGAGGGAGTTATGACTCTTTTTGATCTATTACCTGTTTTAAATCTCTCAAAGGCAAATCTTAAAGAGAAAAAAAATATTGAGAAAAATAAGAAGGTTACCATAAAGTTTGAGAGTGTTATTAATGCTTTCTTGATGAAAGAACCTAAAGAGTATGTTTTACAAAACCTTAAAGAAAAGAGTCTCAAACCCCTCAAGGGAAAATTTTACTCTCCAGGAAGATTTCAAAATAAAAGTAGAAAACAAGGAACCGATGAAAATGTTCCTCAAAATAAGTTACATGAAAAAGAATTAATAGACAATAAAATACAAAACTTTTTCACTATTTCTAAATATAAAAAGGATCAAATTCAAAAAGAGAAAGATTACACATATATCTCTTTAGAAGATTCAACTATGATTATAATAAATAAATGTTACTTACAAACCTTAAATTCAAAGAATGTAAGTAGTACGATTATAAAATCTCCAACACTTGAAAACTCTATAATAAATCAAGAGGTAGTGTATATTCCTGACTTATCTAAAAAATCATTTAAGCAAAGGGAAAAATTTTTTCTTACCTTAAAAAGGACTTCTAGAGAAAAAAATCTTAGTAAAAAAAATAAAACAGATTTTCTATTAGACCTAGATAAAAAGAAAGTCTCTATCACTAACACTAAAAATAATCAAGAAATAAACTTTTTAAATAAAAAATCAAATAATATAAAAAAGCTAAAAAAGGAGGAAGTTCCTATTTTAAAAGAAGTTCCTATTTCAAAACCAGATTCTCTTTCTACTAGAAAAGAAAATAAATACTTTTTCAAATATGAAAAATATATTGATTATACTAAAACAAAAAACTTACATTCGGAAATTTTAATTAAGGATTTTAACTCTAGATCTAAGTCAGTAGTTTTACGTTTAGAAAGTCATGTTAATAATATTTCAAAAAATTCTTTACAAAACTTTTCAGAAAAGAGTAAAAAATTTGAAATTTATTATAAAAATATAACTAGAAGAAAAGAATCTTTCCCCAAAATTTTTAAAAAATTATCAATATTGAATAATAAACTTTTAACAAAAGAAAAGGAAAAAGAAATTGAAAGTTCTATTAAAATAAACAATAGTGGTACTGAACTGTTTCATATTCTAAATAAGGATAATAGAGAATCAAAAAGAGAAGATCTTTCTTTTCAAAATTTCTCTCTTCAAGACGATTCACATATAGATAAGAAACAAACCATAAAGCATTCTACTACTCACTTTATACCTTCTTCTTCAACAGAAAACGAAAGTTCAATGGATAGGAATCAAGCAGAACAAGAAAACTTCAGTAAATTTTATTCTGAGAATAATCAGAATTTCCTTAAAGACATTAATTCACAATTCCGATTAACATTAAGAGACTTTTCTTTAAATGCTAATTTACATAAAAATACTATTAATATTAGTTTGAATTTTCTAAATGATCTAAATATTGATTCTTCTTTTATAGAGGAAATCCAAAATATTATTAAATCATCTGGACTAAATCCAGGAAAAATTAAGCTTAAAGTGAAAGGAAAATTTGTTTATGAAGGAAGAAATGAAAAAACTTCAGCTCTGGATGTAAGAGTCTAACTATGAAGTTTTTAAACATTTTTATCAGTTTGTTGATTATATTAGATTTTTCAACATCTTTAGGATACGATTATAAAACGGAAAAAGAATCAAAACTGTACGAAAAAGGCGTAAAACAACTTGAGATAGGTTCTTATTCTACAGCTCTGGAATACTTTCTAAGACTTTTAAATCCTCAATCAAAGTACTACGAAAAAACGCTTTTAATGCTTTCAAAAACTTACTATGGAATAGGAAAAAAAACAGGAGAAAAAAAATATCTCTGGCAAGCACTTAACTATCTTCAACTTTATTTTATTGCTAAAAAGGACTTACCATGGGATTATTATTTTATGAAAGCTAAAATCTACGAAAGTCTTGGTTTTTATGAACAAGCACTTGCTATCTATAGAGTAGCTTTTCTAAAAACAGAAACAGAATCACAAAGAATAGAAACCACCATAGGTATTCTAAGAACCGCTGTTGAAATAAGAAGAATAGATATAGTTGATGAATATTATATACTCATTAGTACAGCAAAACTTTCTCCTAAACAAGAGCAAGAAGTCGAATTTGTAAAGGGATTACTACTTTTTAGTAAAGGAAAATACAAAGAAGCACTACCTCACTTCTTTAAAGTCTATAGAAAGTATGAGACGTATTTACTGGATAATCCTGAGTATTATTATCTTGTTGCAGAAAATATCTATAGAGTAGGAAATCTAGTTCTTGCAGAACAGCTTTTTAGAAGAATTATCAGTTTAACAAGAAATCAAGAGATTATAAGAAAGTCAACTATTCGCTTAGGAGATATAGAACTAAAAAAAGGAAATCTTAAATTAGCCTTAGTTTACTATTATTCGGTTATTCGAGAAGCACCTCAAAGTCAAGAGGCTATAGTAGCTAGACTTAAACTCATTCCTCTTCAAAAATATCCAGTTGTAAAATATCGCCTTTCTCTTACCAATGATTCTGCTTTCAAAGATCCAATTAAATATATAGCCAAAGTACTTGTTACATATAGAACAACTTATGTCGGTATCTATGCTCTTACAGACCTTGGATATCTAATCTTTTCTCTTAATTCTCCCTCTATCACTTTTAAGAGATTAGTTTGGGAAGTTTCATTAGTATTTCCAGAACAAGTTAAATACGAACAAAGAGAATTTTTACGTTCTCTGTGGACTCCATATCTTTTAAAACTAGAGTCGAAAAAAATGTGTGAACTTTATAGATCTAATACAAGATTTTTTAAAGAAATTTTTGACAGAGAAGTATTATTAAAAATAGCAAATGATCTTAAAAGTTGTAATATGAGGAAGTTAAGAATTGATCTTTTAAAATATATGGTAAAAAAATGGAATTCCGATTCTGATATCATTCTTATGGCTCAAGCATTATTTGAAAGTAGAGATTTTAAAGACGCTCTTAAGATATTAAAAAAAGTTAAAAATAAAAATAGATGTGACTATGAAAAGTTATATCTTAAAATATCTATGTTTATTTCTACAAATTTCTTGTTTAATGAAAAACGATTAGAAAATCTTTGTAGAAAGAACAAAAAAGATTCCTCTTTTATGGCTATAAAGATTTTCTATCTATCAAAAAACTTAAAGTTAGAAGAAGCTTATAAAATTTTCAAAGAAAATAAAATATATTTAAAAGAAAACTACAATAAAAGTGCTGTTGTTAAATTAGCAATAAACAATCTAATAGAAAAACTCATGGCCAATAATCACTATTCTCAAGTATACAATATTTCCAAAACATTGCTTTCTGAAGATTCTCCAAATTGTTATCTAGGAAGTATTACTGTTATTTCGGCTGTTAGAATTGGTAAAATCAACGATGTAAAAAAAGTTAGTGAACTTATTAGAGAATGTAAGGATAAACTTAGTGATATTGCCATTACAGTTTATGACAATGCAATTTTGGAAAAGGAGTTAACAAATGAGTGAACTCTTTGGAAAACTAAATCCTATCGCAGATATGGCTTCCTTTTTTCTTGAACGTTCAAAGATTATTCAAAGCAACATTGCAAATGCTGATACACCATTTTATAAACCGAGAGATCTTGTATTCGAAAAGGAACTGGAATCACAGTTAAAGCTTAAAAAGACAGATCCAAGACACTTCGATGTCTCTCAATCAAGAAAAAAGTTTAAAATTGTAGAATTTCAAAATGTTAATGGTTACGACATGAACAAAGTAAATGTTAATGAAGAATTAGCAAAGTTAGCAGAAAGTGCAATTATGTTTAAATCTCTTAATGAAGTACTTAAAAAAGAAATTGGGAAGCTGAAGCTTAGTATCCAGGGGAGGTAATGAATGATATTTAAGGGGCTTGAAGTTTCCTTAACTGGTATGGAAGTACAGAGAGTTCGTATAGATATTCACTCAAGTAACCTTGCTAATGCTAATTCTGTAGATGAAAATGGTAATCCCTACAGAAGAAAAATACCTATCTTTGAATCAGTACTTGAAAAAACAGCTAAAGGAGAAATCTACAGAGTAAAAGTGAAAAAAATAGTAGAAGATCCCTCTCCTTATAAATTAAAATATGACCCTTCTAATCCTCTTGCTGATAAAAATGGTTATGTAAAACTTCCTAATGTAGATCCTATTAGAGAAATGGTAGATATGATATCAGCAATGAGAACTTATGAGGCAAACCTTACTGCTTTTAATACTCATAAAGGAATGCTCCTAAATGCTATAGATATTTTAAAAGCATAAATGAGAGGGTAAAATGAAGATACAGCTCAATCCATTAACTAAAAGTATTTTAGATATTAAAGAAAAGCATAATCAGAAAGCTAATGGATTCAAAGACCTGCTGGAAAACTTCATAAAAGACGTTAACTCAGACCTAAAAGAGTCTAGAAAAGCTGAAGAAAATTTAATTTCAGGTAATGTACAAAACATAGAGGAAATAATGTATAAAATAGAAAAAGCAGACCTTTCTCTGAGACTATTAGTCGAAATAAGAAACAAAGCTCTTGAAAGCTATCAAGAAATAATGAGAATGCAGGTTTAACGGGAGCCGAAATAGGTGAACATAAAAGAAATTCAAACAAAAGTACAAGAAATTTTTAAGAAGAATGCTAACCCCAAGAATGTAATTCTTCTTCTTTCTGCTTTAACGCTTGTTTCTTTTCTTGCATTTATCGCTATAAAACAAAGTACAACAGAAGATTACGCGGTTCTTTATACACATTTAAGTCCTGATGATGCTGGTTCTATTCTTTCTGTTCTACAGGAGGAACATATTCCTTATAAAGTTGAAGGAAATGGAAGTATTATTCTTGTTCCAAAGGAAAAGGTCTATGACATAAGGCTTAAACTTGCAGCAAAAGGATTACCTCATGGGAAAGTTGTAGGTTTTGAGCTATTTGATGAACCTAAGCTAGGAATAACTCAATTTCAAGAAAATGTCGAATTCTTGCGAGCTCTTGAAGGTGAAATTGAGAGAACAATAAAAAGAATAAATGCTATTCAGGATGTAAAAGTAAATATAGCGCTCCCTAAAGACTCAATATTCGTTAGAGAATCTGAAGAACCTAAAGCTTCTATCCTTGTAAATCTTTGGCCCGGTAGAGAACTTACAAAAGAACAAGTAAAAGCTATCGTTTTTCTTGTTTCTCATGCAGTCCCTGGTTTAAAACCTGAAAATGTCACTGTTATTGATAATAGAGGAAGAGTCCTTACAGATCTTCTAAGTGGAAATGAAGATGAGACTGGGAGTTCCAAAGAATTAGAGGTAAAGAGAAAGTTAGAAAAAGAAATAGAAAGAAAAATTCAATCTATGCTTTCACAAGTTTTAGGAAGTGGAAAGGTTGTTGTTAGAGCTTCTGTAGAAATAGAAACGGGTAGGTTAGAAAAGAAGGAAGAGCTCTATGATCCCGATATGACTGCTGTTGTTAGTGAAAGAAAAATTCAAGAAAAAGAAACAGGTATAAAACCTAAGGAACAAGGAGTCCCTGGAACGACAACAAATGTTCCCCCTGTTCTAAACTTAAATCAAGGAAATGAAATTCTAAAAAAAGAAAAGAAGGATGTAACTACAAATTACGATGTCTCAAAGACTATACAAAAAACGATAACTCCTATTTTCAAAATAAAACGGATAAGTGTAGGTGTTCTTGTTGATGGAAAGTATCAAAAAGAGAAAGATAAAGCAGGAAACGAAATAATCAAGTTTGTTCCCCGCTCCCAAGAAGAAATAAAAACTTATGAAGAAATAGTAAAAAGCGCTATTGGTTATGACCCGAAGAGAGGAGATACCGTAACGGTTGCAAGTGTTCCTTTTGAAGCTAAACAATTTGTGCAGAAAGAAAAATCCCAAAAGAAATTTCCATGGATTTATATAGCTGCTGGTGGTGGTTTACTTACACTTATTCTTGTAGGAATAATTGCACTCAAGCTTTTAAAGTCTAAAAAGACAGAACCACAACAACCTGAAATTCCTGAGACTTTGATGGCAGAAATGAAAGCTCGAGCTGAACATAAAGAAGAATTAGAAGAACTTCACATAGAATCGGATCCTCTCTATATTAAGATAGTAGAAATTGCAAAAGAACATCCTGAATTGGTTGCCAATGTAATTAGTAAATGGATAAGGGAAGAAGGGATAAGTAAATGATAGATCTTGAAGATTTTTCTCCACTCTTAGAATCAGAAGAAGAAAAAAATCAAGAATCTAAAAGGTTAGCAACTGAAGAAATAGAAAAAATTTTTCAGGAAAAGTTTCTAGAAATTCAGAAAAAACATTCAGCAGAGCTTGAGTCAGCAAAGAAAAAATCATTTGAAGAAGGATTTAAAAAAGGTTTTCTAAAAGCAAAAGAAGAACTTAAAATCTCTTTTCAGGAGGAATTACAAAATTTACAATCTCAATATCAGAAAAAACTAGATTCTTTACAGCTAGACCTTAATAATTTAGAAAAGGAAATTAGTCAAAAATATAAAGAATTCTTAAAAAAAGTAGAAGAAGTTATAATTTCCTCCATCGCTGAAATATTAGAATTCTTATATATAAATCCTACAAATTCTTCCTATGTGGCAAAAAAAATAGAGGAACTCTTAAAAGAATTTCCTGATGAAGACTTAATTGAAATAGAAGTAGGAAAAGAACTTTCAAAACATATTAAATTTGATAGAGTCCAGATTAGTGAAAACCTAGCAAATAATGATTTTTCTGTAAAATTTAAGGACTTTTCAATAGAATCAAAGATTAAAGAAAAATTAAACCTCCTAAGAGAAGAAATTGAAAGAGAGATTAAAAAGTCTTCCTAAGTATAGAGTTATAGGGAAGGTTTCTGGAGTAAGAGGTCCCATAGTTGAAGCAAAATTGCCTAAAGTACACATTGGAGATTTTTGTACTATAGATAACACGATAGAAGCCGAAGTGGTTGGATTTAAAGAAGGAAAAACTCTCTTGATGGCTTATAGTGATACTACCGGTATTAGTTTAGGTAGTATCATCGAATCAAAAATCTCAGGTTTGAAAATAGGAGTTTCAGATAGTCTTTTAGGACTTGTGCTAGATCCTTTTGGAAATCCTATGAATGCAGAAAGTTTTGTACCTATTGACTTTGTTCCTTTAAAAGCTGAACCAATCAATCCAATGAAAAGAAAACGAATAAAAGAACCTCTTGATCTTGGTGTTAGAGCTATTAATGCATTACTTACTGTTGGTAAAGGACAAAGAATAGGAATATTTGCAGGTGCAGGTGTTGGAAAGAGTACACTTATGGGAATGATTTCTCGTTTTACAGAAGCAGACGTAAACGTTGTTGCTCTTATTGGAGAAAGAGGTAGAGAGGTTCGAGAGTTTATTGAAGATAATCTAGGAGAAGAAGGACTGAAAAAATCTGTTATAGTTGTTGCTACATCTGATCATCCTCCGCTTGCAAAAATAAGAGCTGCATTTACAGCCTGTGCAATTGCTGAATACTTTTCTTACAAAGGAAAAAATGTTTTATTGTTTGTAGATTCTCTTACAAGGTTAGCAATGGCACAAAGAGAAATAGGTCTTGCAGTAGGAGAACCTCCAACGTCAAAAGGTTATACTCCTTCTGTATTTTCTACAATGGCTAAACTTATAGAAAGAGCAGGTAACTTTACGGATGGAGGAAGTATTACTGGAATTTATACAGTTTTGGTTGAGGGAGATGATATTTCACTTGATCCTGTAGCAGATGCTGCAGTAGGTTTTTTAGATGGTCACATAATTCTTTCTCGTGAATTAGCCAATAGAAGAGTATTTCCTTCAATAGATATAATCAAGAGTATAAGTAGACTAACCCCTCAACTTGTTAACGAAGAAGTTCTAAAGTATCAATCTATTGTTCTAGACGTTGAAAGTACTTATCAAAACAATAGTGATGTTATTAACCTTGGTCTCTATAAGAAAGGAACATCTCCAAAAATAGATCTTGCTATCAAGGTCTATCCTGCTATTGAGAATTTCATAAAACAATCTTTTAACGAAAAAGTTACTTTCTCTCAAAGCTTGAAAGAACTAAAAAGTTTGGTAGAATATATAAAAATAGAGGGAGATCACTATGGCTATAGATGGAATAACAAGTGATTTTATCTATTCCGGAGATCAAAAACCCCAAGTTGTTGATGCAAACTACGACAATTCAAAAATGTCTCAAGAGGATTTTCTTAAAGTCCTTCTTGCTGATATTCAATGGCAAGATCCTCTCAACGCAAAAGATATTAGTGAGTTTATCAATAACGCTGTTAAACTACAAGAATTAGAAGTTTTAAACTCTTTTGAATCAAATATACAAACATTTGTTTCTACACTGCAATCGCAGTCTTTATTTTTTGCTTCTAATTTTATAGGAAAGCTAGTTGAATATGAAGGAAATCAAACGTATGTACAAAATGGTACAGGTTATGCTTCCTTTTCTTTGTCTTCTCCGGCTGATTCTGTAAAGGTTACAATACTTGATCATGAGGGTAATATCGTAGAAGAAAAAGTTTTTTCAAATCTTTCAGCTGGAGAAGAGTATCCTATTGAGATTAACAATCCTAATCTTACAGATGGCTATTATACTGTTTTTGTCGAAGCTACAAACCAAGGTGTTCCAGTTGATGCTACAGTAAAAAGCTTAGCTTATGTTAATCAGATAAGAAAAGATAAAGACGGTATATATGCTGTTACCGATGTTTCTTCAATACCTTTAGATAAAATTATCGGAATAGGAGGATAAAATGCTTCAATCTTTTTATACAGCTTTTACTGGATTAAATGCTGATAAAACCTGGCTTTCAGTAATTTCTGATAATATTGCAAATGTTAATACTGTTGGTTTTAAAAAAGAAAATGCTGTTTTTGAAGATCTTCTTGCGAGAAGCCTTACTACTTTTAAAAATGGAGCTCCTGTAAATCAGGAAATTGGTGGTGGTACCTTCATAAGTACTACTGTTAAAGATTTTAGCCAAGGAACCTTCATGAATACAAATAATCCTTTAGACTTAGCACTTGACGGTGAAGGTTTCTTCATGGTGAAAGATGAAACAGGTGTTACATACTACACAAGAAATGGAGAATTTAGACTAGATGCTAACGGTGATTTAATTAATATGTTAGGAATGAAAGTTCAGGGATGGATGCTTGATGAACAAGGTAATTTAGCAGGAGCAGTTGGAGCAATAAATATTCCTATGGATATGCCTCCAAAAGAAACTACAGAGATAAAATTCGAATCTCCTTCTAATTTAGATTCCCGTGTTGAGGATGCAACTAAAATGGAAAACGATAAAGCAGAAATCGGTAGTAATTTTTCTCACATAGGTTTTGATCCTTCTGAAGCAAATAGTTATTCATATATTAACACAGTTACTATATATGATTCTCTTGGCAATCCACACAGTTTATCCTATTACTTCCAAAAGGTAGATGGTAATACATGGAGAGTATACTCAACTGTTGATGGTGCTATTGTACCTATCAAACTAAAGTTTGCAGATAATACTATTAACGATAACCTATATTCCTACATTGAGTTTCAGTTCGATGACCAAGGAAAATTAATAACCGACTCCTTAAAAGCAGGATATCAGGTAAGTTATAAATATGATACTGATATAACGAAATCAGCAGGAGAGTTTGATGTTAGTGGACTAACTGCGGCTATTGGAAGTTTACATATTAAAAAGATCCAAAAGAATAATGACGAGTTTCTTGTTAACTTTCATGATAGTGGTGTGGTTAGAACAATTACTGTAGATGTGGGAGGTACCACAGAAACTCACTACATAGGAAATATCCTTGACAGTAATGGAAATATAGTTGGAGAAATAGATTACACTTCAGGAAAAATTACATTTGACGATGCGAGTATTGAAAAAATAACTTTGGATTATGTAGAACCTGTTTCTTCAGGTGCTACACTCACAGGAACTGTAGATAATCCTGTTAAATGTCCAATAACTACTTCCTATGACACAATGACGAGTCCTGATGTAAACAATAAAAATACAATTGATATCAGTTCTTTTTGGAATGATTTAAAACAAGTAGCTTCTGATTTCATCTTTTATGCTCAGCAGGATGGAAATA encodes:
- a CDS encoding tetratricopeptide repeat protein produces the protein MKFLNIFISLLIILDFSTSLGYDYKTEKESKLYEKGVKQLEIGSYSTALEYFLRLLNPQSKYYEKTLLMLSKTYYGIGKKTGEKKYLWQALNYLQLYFIAKKDLPWDYYFMKAKIYESLGFYEQALAIYRVAFLKTETESQRIETTIGILRTAVEIRRIDIVDEYYILISTAKLSPKQEQEVEFVKGLLLFSKGKYKEALPHFFKVYRKYETYLLDNPEYYYLVAENIYRVGNLVLAEQLFRRIISLTRNQEIIRKSTIRLGDIELKKGNLKLALVYYYSVIREAPQSQEAIVARLKLIPLQKYPVVKYRLSLTNDSAFKDPIKYIAKVLVTYRTTYVGIYALTDLGYLIFSLNSPSITFKRLVWEVSLVFPEQVKYEQREFLRSLWTPYLLKLESKKMCELYRSNTRFFKEIFDREVLLKIANDLKSCNMRKLRIDLLKYMVKKWNSDSDIILMAQALFESRDFKDALKILKKVKNKNRCDYEKLYLKISMFISTNFLFNEKRLENLCRKNKKDSSFMAIKIFYLSKNLKLEEAYKIFKENKIYLKENYNKSAVVKLAINNLIEKLMANNHYSQVYNISKTLLSEDSPNCYLGSITVISAVRIGKINDVKKVSELIRECKDKLSDIAITVYDNAILEKELTNE
- the flhF gene encoding flagellar biosynthesis protein FlhF, giving the protein MEVKVYEGNSLDSLVEQAKRELGEEIDILYYEVEKERSFLPFFRKKKYKLFVVPKEKRENNEIEKLEEELNEVRELLTNIKSSLEENKLANSSLPIPEHIDSTSSCEENLTTEFTGDALELIKVLIQKGVKKNIAEELVKEACGLDIETEKLDLSTPTLKGALIKGIEKHIEFRGEFSIKPGEKNIIAFVGPTGVGKTTNLFKIASRFVIEKDLKVGVITTDTFKVGAVQQARTYASILNIPFFVVTDSKKLKETVSKMENLDVIFIDTVGRSHYDYWRLGEIKAILSAINLNVTLLISCNYKTSEAVEIVNRYRTFFPIDSIFFTKIDETSFPGILINIPVLTGLPVSYISTGQRVPEDVKLLTTETIADYILGK
- a CDS encoding sigma-70 family RNA polymerase sigma factor; protein product: MYTKSRKELIIENLPLVKKIANKIYRRLPENAVEFEELVNTGVIGLIKALDNYDKTKAKFSTYAYIKIRGEILDYLRKLDFLSRSARERIKNTEYYQDLKEEIISFVSLEENIFISSDKVKIRDILSSDSKTPEEEVILKEAKERLANALKRLSEKEQLILQLIFVEELDLKSISEIIGISISRVSQIKGAAIKKLSKYLKDSV
- the flgB gene encoding flagellar basal body rod protein FlgB; translation: MSELFGKLNPIADMASFFLERSKIIQSNIANADTPFYKPRDLVFEKELESQLKLKKTDPRHFDVSQSRKKFKIVEFQNVNGYDMNKVNVNEELAKLAESAIMFKSLNEVLKKEIGKLKLSIQGR
- the flgC gene encoding flagellar basal body rod protein FlgC, producing MIFKGLEVSLTGMEVQRVRIDIHSSNLANANSVDENGNPYRRKIPIFESVLEKTAKGEIYRVKVKKIVEDPSPYKLKYDPSNPLADKNGYVKLPNVDPIREMVDMISAMRTYEANLTAFNTHKGMLLNAIDILKA
- a CDS encoding AAA family ATPase; this translates as MANQIENLVKLVKDKSTSSIDSKCKVLSFVSGKGGVGKTNISVSLAYILSNIFFKKVLLLDGDIGLGNIHILLGLQPEKNLKKVLTGEPLKNIIQRSYNFDVILGFSGIDTIDDLESINTANLFLQLDEIIGNYDYILIDNSAGLNRNTLGFSRVSTTTYVITTPEPTALTDAYAFIKSTYKLYGYKNFKIIVNMCRSQSEGYETFNRLQFSCKNFLGISIKLAGIVPASKNIKKSLIKKKLIVKDYPTDPFSLELKKIAQLETGETLPPQKESFISKLLRAFKEGR
- the fliE gene encoding flagellar hook-basal body complex protein FliE, translating into MKIQLNPLTKSILDIKEKHNQKANGFKDLLENFIKDVNSDLKESRKAEENLISGNVQNIEEIMYKIEKADLSLRLLVEIRNKALESYQEIMRMQV